In the genome of Oxalobacter aliiformigenes, one region contains:
- a CDS encoding transglutaminase domain-containing protein, with amino-acid sequence MSVDIFLQETPYIDFSSPIVRDQSKALFKSVNSELEKVRIAFEFVRDQISHSIDVSAPVVTARASDVLKHKTGISHAKANLLAALLRSQKIPTGMCYQHVTKKDDDSDGYIVHCFNAVHVGHRWIKLDARGNNDHINVRFSMHEPALAFANRPQYKEFFWPGIFARPHRASMNALEAARNIQELLKKLPDHMLEDPDILEIEAEDFRADPRSNAEGGSWFWF; translated from the coding sequence ATGAGCGTCGATATCTTTTTGCAGGAAACCCCTTATATCGATTTTTCATCCCCCATTGTCCGCGACCAGTCCAAAGCCCTGTTCAAGAGCGTCAACAGCGAACTGGAAAAAGTGCGGATCGCTTTCGAATTCGTGCGTGACCAGATTTCGCACTCCATTGACGTCAGCGCCCCTGTCGTCACCGCCAGAGCTTCAGACGTCCTGAAACACAAAACCGGAATCAGCCACGCCAAGGCCAACCTGCTGGCCGCGCTTTTGCGCTCCCAGAAAATCCCGACCGGCATGTGTTACCAGCACGTCACCAAAAAGGATGACGATTCAGACGGTTACATCGTCCACTGTTTCAATGCCGTCCACGTCGGCCATCGCTGGATCAAGCTCGATGCACGCGGCAACAACGATCACATCAACGTCCGTTTCTCGATGCACGAACCGGCACTGGCTTTTGCCAACCGTCCCCAGTACAAGGAATTTTTCTGGCCGGGCATTTTCGCCCGCCCGCACCGGGCCAGCATGAACGCACTGGAAGCCGCCAGAAACATCCAGGAACTCCTGAAAAAACTGCCCGACCATATGCTGGAAGACCCTGACATTCTCGAAATCGAGGCAGAAGATTTCCGTGCTGATCCCCGCAGCAATGCGGAAGGCGGCAGCTGGTTCTGGTTCTAG